A window of Puniceicoccus vermicola contains these coding sequences:
- a CDS encoding DUF4372 domain-containing protein — MNSGRLIFTQITDLIHREQFNRCMLLHPMPRASKSMTARDQFLAMAFAQMTFRESLRDIEACLDGCAHCYAMGIRGKIVRTNLAYANENRDWRVYEALGQILIRKARRLYVEDSNGLDIEEMVYALDASTIDLC; from the coding sequence ATGAACTCCGGACGCCTGATTTTCACCCAGATCACCGATCTCATCCATCGCGAACAGTTCAACCGCTGCATGTTGCTGCACCCGATGCCAAGGGCGAGTAAAAGTATGACCGCTCGCGACCAGTTTCTCGCCATGGCCTTCGCCCAGATGACCTTCAGGGAGAGTCTGCGCGATATCGAAGCGTGCCTGGACGGTTGCGCTCATTGCTACGCGATGGGTATTCGCGGGAAGATCGTCCGGACCAATCTCGCCTACGCGAACGAGAATCGGGATTGGCGCGTCTACGAAGCTCTCGGCCAAATACTGATTCGCAAAGCCCGCCGATTGTATGTCGAAGATTCCAACGGATTGGACATCGAGGAGATGGTTTACGCGCTCGATGCCTCGACCATCGACTTGTGC